The segment aaggctttctgTCTCCCAGTAGCTGAAGGCATAGGCAACACAGCTGTTAGGACAAGAGTATAGGACCCAAGGATGAAGAGGAAGTTACCAAAGATAACTATTGAGCTTAGACTGTAGCAAAGCAGTTGGGTTTTGGGGGCAGAGACACATGCCAATGCAAACAGTGGCCCTGGGTCACACACAACATGGTCAATGATGTTTGGTCCACAGAAAGGCATCTGAGAAATGAGAACAATGGGGACCAGGAACCACAGAAATCCACAGACCCAGCAGATAAGGACCAGTTTGGTACAGAGATGCCCAGTCATGATATTAGGGTAGTGCAAGGGACGGCAGATAGCAAGGTACCGATCAAAAGCCATAACGGTCAAATGCAAGCATTCAGTTGCtcccaaggaagaaaagaaataaaattgtaggAAACATCCAACAAAGGAGATGGTCTTTTTATGTGAGAGGAAGTTGACCAACATCTCGGGGACTGTAGAAGAGACATACCAGATCTCTAGGAAGGAGAAATTCCCCAGGAATATGTACATGGGGATGTGGAGTCGCTGGTCACACCATAAAGCACAAATAATGGCCCCATTCCCTGTTATGGTCAGAGCATATATTGTAAGGAAGAGTGAGAAGAGGAGGCTCTGAATCTTCCACTCATAAGAAAAACCTAGGAGTATAAATTCTCTTACAAAGACAAAGTGGGAATCtggctcagagatgttcatgttCACTGGATCAGTAACCTGCAACATCAACAGACACATATTAGTTAGGACTACCTTCAAATGTGTTCCTATTTAAGAATTAAGAGAAGACAAATACAAATTGGGGCACAGTAGATAGCTGGCTTCACAGAAAAAAGCTTTTGCTTGCCTCTAAATTTTTCCTTACTATGATATCACTAAAAAACTTTAAACTCATTTTGTAAGCTTATTATTCTTTGGGGAAAGCATGATCTATAATAGTTTCTCATAGATTTGATAGCATATAtcagaaagtgttagttgcttagtagtgtccaactctttgcaaccccatggactgtagccctccaggctcctctgtccatgggattctccaggcaagaatactggagtgggttaccattcccttcttcaggggatcttcctgacccagggattgaacctgggtctcctgaattgcaggtagattcttcactgtctgccaccagggaagccccatatttgcTCTTAATAAATGTACTAGTTTCTTTCCCTAAACCCATTTCGTGGGGCAACAGACTCAGTAAAGGCTTTAATTTTACTATTTATCTTTCAGTTAAATGTGCTACTTAACATACCATTCAACAGTGAAACAAGTGACTATGTTTTACCAACTTGTTAGAAATCATTTTAAAGTCAATACTTTTGCATTTCTGCTTAAGCACCATAAAAATTTAAGACCATGATATTACTTACTGACATTGACTTTTAATATTGTAATGTTGCAATGTCTTCTGTAGAAAGCAGTGGCTTGACATTTTCGCTTAATCTTTCACCTAGATGGAAGTTTGTAAAATAAACCTAGGTatgagactttatatttttaagtattttttttccacaaaattcTGGGATTAggtttctttattattttgaccatggggtcacaaagagtcagacacgactgagtgactgaactgattctttaTATACTCATTTGAAGTAAACAATTTCCACTATatgagagaaatcaaaagctttcttGGTCACAAGTAAACGTCTTTCATCCTACATTCTCATGAAAACTATGACAAGAATATAAATTCCCTGAAATATTTTGTGTGTGGCAATATGCAGGGATGTGAGTCCTAAAAATTGTGAGGGTTTATATTATGGGCACAAACACACAATTTTCAGAAGGAATTTTTCCCCACCTATTCTCCACACCAGTGCTCTACGAAGTCTTCTATAATGATGGGTGGAAGGAATTAAAATTCCTTCATTTAATAATATGAATCTTTTCAAAACTACTCCAAATCAGAAACATTAATAAATCAACAATAAAGAAATCATAGAATAAAAGGGACTGACAAAGAGGTGTCAGGACTCTCTGCTGTGCTCAAAAGATAAAGGTGTTGATATACATTGAATCTCTAGGGACCTGTCTAAATAATTATATCTTCTTGTCTTCAGATGGATAAAGAATTTATTGCTGCACAAAAATTAAGATTGCACTTTCTTTCCCACAGATTCTTCTGGGATTTGGCCTCTGTAGCATTAGGGAAGTTCTCCTCCAAGCCAATGGTTCATTAAAAGTTAACCTATTGCATATTCTCTGAGGAATCAGTAAAGAGAAGTGACTATTACTCTGAGGCCCTATTGTTTACAAATCACTAGCCCATCTGAAATATGGATTCCAAAAGTTTCCAGAAGGCACAGTTTGAGGAGAAATAAGATACGATGTGTCACAAaagattcttcagttcagttcagttcagtcgctcagtcgtgtctgactctttgcgaccccacaaatcgcagcacgccaggcctccctgtccatcaccaactcccggagttcactgactcATGTCcttcgaatcagtgatgccatccagccacctcatcctctgttgtccccttctcctcttgcccccaatccctcccagcatcaaagtcttttccaatgagtcaactcttcgcatgaggtggccaaatactggagtttcagcttcagcatcattccctccaaagaaattccagggctgatctccttcagaatggactgggtggatctccttgcagtccaagggactctcaagagtcttctccaacaccacagctcgaaagcatcaattcttcagcgctcagccttcttcacagtccaactctcacatccatacatgaccacaggaaaaaccatagccttgactagatggacctttgttggcaaagtaatgtctctgcttttgaatatgctatctaggttggtcataactttccttccaaggagtaaatgtcttttcttACAGGAACATTTCAAAGGTCATTGGGCATATTTTGGAGGATAAGGAAGTGATGGGCAGAGAACCCAATGAGGCAAATGTTGAGGTGAATAAACTGTAGGACATTGAGGATAAAAATTTGGAGAATTTAGAAATAGCTTACAGCATAGTATTCTTTAGATATGAGAGAAGTATTTAAGTTAATTGACTGAAATACTTCAGAGGCACATGTGACTTCCTGATTAATATGAGACATCAAattttttatccttcaatttttACCTTAAGTCATTTAGGGTTTACCAAGTATACTAAAACACCCAGGTGTGAATGAATGCTCTTATCATGTAGCATAAAATGATTGCAGACATCAGGAATAGATGCCTTGGAACACTGGTCTGTGAACCACAAGCTGTTTGAgcatgcacatgtgctcagtcattaagtcatgtccgattctttgctacaccatggaccacagcctgccaggatcctctatgcacaggattttctaggcaagaatactggagtgggaatatttaaatgtaaattgctCACACTAAAAGTGtcattcccttgtggctcagacactaacgaatctacctgcaacgcagaaaatccgtgttcaatccctggatctggaagatacactggagaaggaaatggctattcacaccagtattcttgcttgggaaatcccatgcacaaagGAACATggggggctatagttcatagtgtcacaaagagtcagatagaactgagcaactaacactttcaaaccGAGAGACTAAAGGGGAAATAGATTACTTAGACTTTTATTACCTTTTAGTGATACTACGTCAGTCCTTAGAAACTCTTAAAACATTGCTTTGATCTTGTTATTTGCCTGCTTAAAAACCACCACTGGTTTCCTTATGCAAAATTTCCCCAGTTCTCCACAAATAGACTTCAAATGCCTTTCTCATTTTACCTTTTCCTACTCCCCCTTTCAGATATATTGAATAACATTTAATTCTCCAAGtacttttcagtttttcataTTTGCATCTTTGTGGTCATTTTGCTTATTGGAAATCCTCATTACCTCCCTCTGCACCTGCAAAACCCCATCTATCCTTCAATCTCTAGTTCAAATGACATTTTCCCATAATACTTCTCCTTATTCCCCTAATGGAAGCACCTTTTTCAcctctgaaattttatttaactgtctttgtatttttcttatgatACTCATCAGAAACTTCTTTGTTTTGTCCTTagttatatacttattttttctcccttcccagATTATAAAGTGTCTGGAGGCAGACAACTATTATTGTTCAGCTTTGAACTagcaaatagataaaaatacattGCATTTATTGGCCCTCATGAAATATTTGATTAAATGGCATTTTTTATGAGTTTTGTTGTTTATAAAATTAGCACCTTTGAACCaaagttatggcagaaagtgaagaactaaaaagcctcttaatgaaagtgaaaagggagagtgaaaaagttggctgaaagctcaacattcagaaaacaaagatcatggctctggtcccatcactttatggcaaatagatggagaaacagtggaaacagtggctgactttattttggggggctccaaaatcagtgcagatggtgattgcagccatgaaattaaaagaagcttactccttagaaagaaagttatgaccaacctagatagcatattaaaaagcagagacattactttgccaacaaaggtctgtctagtcaaggctatggtttttccagtagtcgtgtattgatatgagagttggactataaagaaagctgagcactgaagaattgatgcttttgaactgtggtgttggagaagactcttgagagtcccttgaactgcacggagatccaaccagtccatcctaaaggagatcagtcctgggtgttcattggaaggactgatgttgaaggtgagactccaatactttggccacctgatgcaaaggactgactcattggaaaagaccctgatgtggggcaagattgaaggcaggaggagaaggggatgacagaggatgagatggttggatggcatcactgactcgatggacatgagttcgagtaaactctgggaattggtgatggacagggaaacctggtgtgctgcagtccatggggttatgaagagtcggacacgactaagcaactgaactgaactgaacttgaaccaaagtaaaaaaaaaaaaaattcaaggtaCATTACAGTATTACTCTACATCTGCAGATAATAAAGAGATTGAGCCAGGGAGAGCTCTATATAGGTTAAAATCATTATGAGAGACTTAGAAAATTCATTCAAGAAATGGTTTGAAATGTGACATAGAATAGTCCTACTCCAAGTGCAGTTAATGGATTAGCATAGTCCTCAAATTgttagctggagaaggcaatggcaccccactcgagtactcttggctggaaaatcccatggacggaggagcctgatgggctgcagtccatggggtcgctaagagtgggacatgactgagtgactacactttcacttttcacttcacgcattggagaaggaaatggcaacccactccagtgttcttgcctggagaatcccagggatagaagagcctggtgggctgccatctatggggtcgcacagagtcggcatgactgaagtgacttagcagcagcagcaaattgttAGCTGTCTGTGATAAATTCAGATACTAAGATGAAGCATTTAGAAACTTTCATAGTTGACTAGTTTGTGATGCGTTGAATCTAATAATATAAAAGttagctatatatttttttatatttcattttctagttattatctttttattttatgaaactaTTAATCTTAACTGCAATGAATTGGGTTCTTTCACTTCAGTTAAAGGCACTGACTCACAGGACAGGTAGAATTCAAACTGAATGAGGAGGGCATTCTAAATAGGAGACCTGTGTGTGGGGTACATGGGTCGTTAGGCTGTGATGTGCATCTTTGAAGTTgataggagagaagaaaaagaagacagtggTGGGTGGGAAGAAAGCCTTAGTTAGGGTAAGGAAAATGCTTTGGTTAAGTCAGAGAATTAAAGAGGAAGAGGCAGAGTAGAGAccaatcaaattaacaaaatgctCCCCTAAAGTAGTGCCTTTGAAAGATCATGGTACAGAAAGACTACTTTCTGAAGTGTCTTTTCTGTTTGGGCTGCTTCAACAGAAATACTATAAACTATATGTGCCATATAAACAGACTTTTATTTCTCACAGATCTGGAGGCtaggaaatccaagatcaaggcatcAGCAGTTAGAGTATCTGGTGAAAGCATGCTTCTTGTTTAGACAGCCTTGTTAACAGTGCAACCTTACATGGTGGGAGGGATgaaggagctctctggggtctttttCCAAAGGGCACGAATCCCATTTATGAtggctccactctcatgacctctTCACCTAAAGGCCCCAAATCCTAAGAGCATACCATCACGCTGAGGGTGTGGATTTCAACATTGGAATTTcggagggacacaaacattcaggtTATAGTGTAAAGGTTATAAAGATTCCAAGGAAGAGGAGTAAAGCCATCCCTCCATATCTATGGGGGGATTGTTTCCAGGATGCCCTAAGGTAAAAGTCCAGGGAATGTCAAGTCCCTTACATAAAAATGGCACAGTACAGTCGATACTGCAgattcccagtgcaccagacacAGAGGGCTGGCAGTATTTTCAGACTTAGCAGTGGAAGCGATTCTGATTCCCAACTaacaaattgttttgttttgaaatgtgaGAGCATCTATCTAGAGATATATAGAGAGCATTTATATTATAAGATAGAACACCGGGTTGCTAGATTTCCATTGTGCAGCAACAgaaatattacatgatattgaatgatATCTGTGCAGTGGAGAAGAGTATTTTCAGGATCTGGCAGATTTGAAGACAAATTCTTTTCCTATCAAAAGTCAGAGAGGTCTATGATCCCTGAGAAGCAGAACAGTGTatgtgtagagagagagaaagagagagaggggcataagaagaaaggaagaaaggtgaggagagagagggaaaaagagactGAGACCATTCTCAGATTATAGGTAACTGCAATCTATAATTCTGCATGTCCTATGTTCTTTCATACATGGACATCggtttttttaaattggtaatTCAGCGTTTGCATGTTCATTTGCTCATAACTCATGTTAAGATAGTCTTTGTCAGTCATATTACTGAGAAAACCATCTTGTGCTTCAACACACTAACATCTCTGCTTTGTGATTCAGCAACATCTATGTTATTGATACACTCTATATTTCTATATTGATATActctttatttctctgtaatCTGAGTATCCAATGTTTGACTTGTTAACTCTTTATTATACTGCCCACATTTTTAGCTACATTCTAgtaattgggaatttgggatagAAAATTAACTTCCAAATTAGAACTTGTAATGAGAGTAAATTCCCTGTGAACATAAGCATGAAGTATTACAATGATGGAGATATTTTAAGGTTTACTCTTTGCTACACTCTCTGATAAGCAGATTGATTCATTTCACCCTCACAATGGCACTAGGAGGAAAGCTCTATCATCATTGCTTCTTTAAATATGAGTTAATGGAGGCATATACGAAGTCATGCAGTTAGTGCAGACAGAATTTGAATTCAGGCAGTCTAGTTCTGACCGTTACCACATATTGCCTGTTAACTGCAAATTATTTGTAACGTGTTATGGATAGGTAAGTAGCCTGTGTAGGGAATATTTGTGAGCTTCCTGACCTACCTTTGATGTTAGTTTCAGAGGTGGTGGGCAGTCCCTTGGGAGCTTAGAATCAGTCTGATGGCATCCCTCCCATCTCAAGCCCTATCCATGAGTCTTCCTGCTTTCTTCCCAGGGCCTTTTCTGAAGACACAATGGCTCATTTGGTGCACCAGTCAATGTGTTTTTGGAAACACGAGTAGTCAATATCTCCCTGTGTAACCATGGTTAGTCAATAAATATCTTAGACCTGTGCCATTTGAATGGACAATTCTCAGAGGTTCTAGTGGAATCAAATTTTCATTGGTCATAGTAGCTTCTTCTCATTCCTCATTCCTATTACCTGAAACCACCTTCTATTAATAATAAACTACCTGCATGGTTCTTCTTTTATGACAATCCAAAACAAGACACCCTTTTTTAGTTGTGTTGGAAAGAAAAACTTGTAAACCATTTGTTACCAAAGGATGTATTATCTGTCAAATCCATTCACTTTCACAGTAGAGTGAtcattatttcaaattatttgttcAGTGTCCCAACTAGAAGCTTATACACCCAAACAATGCAAAATATTAAGGTCAGAATTGGTGAATGGCAGGCTTTATATCTGAAGTGGGAGAAAAGCACTTGTGAAAGAGGATGTGTGCAATAAGTCCATTTGAAACTTCAATAAGAGATGTGTTCTTAGGCCCAGAAGCTTTAGGAAAATGTGCATATGTAAGTTGAAGATCTAGAAATTGAACT is part of the Bos indicus x Bos taurus breed Angus x Brahman F1 hybrid chromosome 10, Bos_hybrid_MaternalHap_v2.0, whole genome shotgun sequence genome and harbors:
- the LOC113899431 gene encoding olfactory receptor 11H12-like, which translates into the protein MCLLMLQVTDPVNMNISEPDSHFVFVREFILLGFSYEWKIQSLLFSLFLTIYALTITGNGAIICALWCDQRLHIPMYIFLGNFSFLEIWYVSSTVPEMLVNFLSHKKTISFVGCFLQFYFFSSLGATECLHLTVMAFDRYLAICRPLHYPNIMTGHLCTKLVLICWVCGFLWFLVPIVLISQMPFCGPNIIDHVVCDPGPLFALACVSAPKTQLLCYSLSSIVIFGNFLFILGSYTLVLTAVLPMPSATGRQKAFSTCGSHLAVVSLFYGSLMVMYVSPGLGHSARMQKVTTLFYAMVTPFFNPLIYSLRNKEIKTALRKVLGSFNIM